Proteins encoded together in one Chryseobacterium sp. G0201 window:
- a CDS encoding SDR family NAD(P)-dependent oxidoreductase, translating into MFSLKNKKALVTGGGSGIGQAIAVQLAANGAEVHILEITEQNGQETLEKIKSSGGNATVYACDVSKQKDVLAVFEQIGAINILVNNAGIAHIGKADTTSEEDFDRIYNVNIKGVYNCLFAAIPQIRKSGGGVIINMASIAALVGIPDRFAYSMAKGAVKAMTMSVAKDYINENIRCNSISPARVHTPFVDGFLKNNYPDNIEEMFEKLSKTQPIGRMAQPEEVASLALYLCSDEASFITGVDYPIDGGFTTLNN; encoded by the coding sequence ATGTTTTCTTTAAAAAATAAAAAAGCCCTTGTAACAGGCGGAGGAAGCGGAATCGGACAAGCCATTGCGGTTCAGCTTGCAGCCAATGGTGCAGAAGTTCACATTCTTGAAATTACAGAGCAAAATGGACAGGAAACGCTGGAAAAAATAAAATCTTCCGGAGGAAATGCTACAGTGTATGCCTGTGATGTTTCAAAACAGAAAGATGTTTTAGCCGTTTTTGAACAAATTGGAGCGATCAACATTCTTGTCAATAATGCAGGAATTGCGCACATTGGAAAAGCAGATACCACTTCAGAAGAAGATTTCGACAGAATTTATAATGTCAATATTAAAGGGGTTTACAATTGTCTCTTTGCTGCCATTCCACAGATTAGAAAATCAGGAGGCGGTGTGATTATTAACATGGCTTCAATTGCCGCATTGGTCGGAATTCCTGATCGTTTTGCTTACAGCATGGCTAAAGGTGCCGTAAAAGCAATGACCATGAGTGTTGCCAAAGATTATATTAATGAAAATATTCGTTGTAATTCCATTTCTCCGGCGCGGGTACACACGCCTTTCGTGGATGGATTTTTAAAGAATAATTATCCAGATAACATCGAAGAAATGTTTGAAAAACTGTCGAAAACCCAACCGATCGGAAGAATGGCTCAACCTGAAGAAGTTGCTTCTTTAGCACTTTATCTTTGCAGTGATGAAGCTTCATTCATAACAGGTGTAGATTATCCTATTGATGGCGGTTTCACTACTTTGAATAATTAA
- a CDS encoding UxaA family hydrolase, with protein sequence MSNLILKINQKDNVLVALQDIPAETEIIFEGITYITLEAIPAKHKFFMNDMKQGDEIFMYGVLVGKVQYDLAAGTRMTTDNTKHAAEPYYYRDVDYHWTKPDVSRFLHKTFKGYHRPNGDVGTANYWLFIPTVFCENRNLDIIKESLYNELGYAVDAKYKSYTHQLVEAISKGENLDDIDFSPSNIPAKDRVFKNVDGIKFLNHTGGCGGTRQDADTLSKLLASYADHPNVAGVTLLSLGCQHLQIDNFKKDLYNRNPDFDKPLLVFEQQKAVSEETMIKNAIFETLKGLLEINKIEREDAPISKLCVGVKCGGSDGFSGISANPAVGHLADILSVLGAKVLLAEFPELCGVEQELIDRAVDQPTAEKFIKLMTEYDELAHAVGSGFYMNPSPGNIKDGLITDAIKSAGAAKKGGSAPVVDVLDYTEPATKPGLSLVCTPGNDVEATTGKAASGATLILFTTGLGTPTGNPVCPVIKVATNTVLATKMSDIIDIDTGAVVRGEKTIQQMGEDILDFCIDVASGNIIPKAVALNQDDFIPWKRGVSL encoded by the coding sequence ATGAGCAATTTAATTTTAAAAATAAATCAAAAAGACAATGTTTTGGTCGCTTTGCAGGATATTCCGGCAGAAACCGAAATCATTTTCGAAGGAATCACCTACATCACTTTAGAAGCAATCCCTGCTAAACACAAATTCTTTATGAATGACATGAAACAGGGCGACGAAATCTTTATGTATGGTGTTTTAGTAGGCAAAGTACAGTACGATCTCGCAGCGGGAACCCGAATGACGACAGATAATACAAAACACGCTGCCGAGCCTTACTACTACCGCGATGTTGATTATCACTGGACCAAACCCGATGTATCAAGATTTTTACATAAAACTTTTAAAGGATATCACCGTCCAAACGGCGATGTAGGTACGGCCAATTACTGGCTTTTTATTCCCACCGTTTTTTGTGAAAACCGTAATCTTGATATTATTAAAGAATCCTTGTATAATGAATTGGGATACGCGGTTGATGCAAAATACAAAAGCTATACCCATCAATTGGTAGAAGCCATTTCTAAAGGAGAAAATTTGGATGATATTGATTTTTCACCCTCAAATATTCCTGCAAAAGACAGGGTTTTCAAAAATGTAGATGGTATCAAGTTTCTTAATCACACTGGCGGTTGTGGTGGAACCAGACAGGATGCGGATACTCTCAGCAAACTTTTGGCGTCTTATGCAGACCATCCCAATGTTGCAGGAGTCACTTTGTTAAGTCTAGGATGTCAGCATCTGCAGATCGATAATTTTAAAAAGGATTTGTACAATAGAAATCCCGATTTTGATAAACCTTTACTCGTTTTTGAGCAACAAAAAGCGGTCAGTGAAGAAACGATGATCAAAAACGCCATTTTTGAAACCTTGAAAGGACTGTTGGAAATTAATAAAATCGAGCGTGAAGATGCCCCGATAAGCAAACTTTGTGTTGGTGTAAAATGCGGTGGAAGCGACGGTTTCAGCGGTATTTCAGCCAATCCGGCTGTAGGACATTTGGCAGATATACTTTCGGTTTTAGGTGCTAAAGTTTTACTGGCAGAGTTCCCGGAATTGTGTGGTGTCGAACAGGAGTTAATAGATCGTGCTGTAGATCAGCCAACGGCAGAAAAATTCATCAAGTTAATGACGGAATATGATGAATTGGCTCACGCCGTAGGTTCTGGATTTTATATGAATCCGTCACCGGGAAATATTAAAGATGGACTGATAACAGATGCCATCAAATCTGCAGGTGCTGCAAAAAAAGGAGGTTCTGCCCCTGTTGTAGATGTTTTGGATTATACAGAACCTGCAACCAAACCTGGATTGAGTTTAGTTTGCACACCGGGAAATGATGTGGAAGCTACCACGGGAAAAGCCGCTTCGGGAGCAACCTTAATTCTCTTTACGACAGGTCTTGGCACGCCTACGGGAAATCCGGTTTGCCCTGTCATCAAAGTAGCTACAAATACCGTATTAGCTACGAAGATGTCGGATATTATTGATATTGACACGGGTGCGGTGGTGCGTGGCGAAAAAACAATTCAGCAGATGGGTGAAGATATTTTAGATTTCTGCATCGATGTGGCCAGTGGAAATATCATTCCTAAAGCTGTAGCGTTGAATCAGGATGATTTCATTCCTTGGAAAAGAGGTGTTAGTCTTTAA
- the fucP gene encoding L-fucose:H+ symporter permease, with product MNNTQPGNTFSSSSKKKNYYFPLILITSLFFFWGFIHNLDPILIKHLRSAFHLNHFQASLVDSSVFAAYFLLAIPAGMIIQKYGYKTGILVGLFFFAAGCFLFVPAANTISYPFFLGALFVLSCGLAILETAANPYITVLGEPEKATQRLNFAQSFNGLAASIAPIVGGIFILVEEPKSQEELAGLDQAAKLAYIHAETSLVKGPYIILGVIILLVMFLFLLVKLPEVTESKEKSTKNFFQVLGVKNVGWGVLAQFFYIGAQIYVFSFLLVFAEDAINMKGQEAKYYAGVAGLLFMIGRFAGTFFMRYISPQKLLSIYSVISIILSIWVIAGSGISTLYALVALTFFMSIMFPTIFALGIEGAGAETKPASSLLIMSIVGGAIIPPIASKITDISGNIHFSYAVPLVCFIIVFLFSLRFRNKKISS from the coding sequence ATGAATAATACCCAACCCGGAAACACATTTTCTTCTTCTTCAAAAAAGAAAAATTACTACTTTCCTCTGATTCTTATCACGAGTTTGTTTTTCTTTTGGGGGTTTATCCATAATCTCGATCCAATCTTGATTAAACATCTAAGAAGTGCTTTTCACTTGAACCATTTTCAGGCTTCATTAGTCGATTCATCAGTTTTTGCGGCGTACTTTCTACTGGCAATTCCCGCCGGAATGATTATTCAGAAATATGGTTATAAAACCGGGATTTTGGTAGGTTTGTTCTTTTTCGCAGCTGGATGTTTTTTGTTTGTTCCGGCAGCTAATACCATTAGTTATCCGTTTTTTCTTGGAGCTCTTTTTGTCTTGTCTTGCGGTCTTGCGATTTTGGAAACCGCAGCAAACCCTTACATTACCGTTTTGGGCGAACCAGAAAAAGCAACACAAAGATTAAACTTCGCACAGTCTTTTAATGGTTTAGCAGCTTCAATTGCTCCTATCGTTGGCGGAATTTTTATTCTGGTTGAAGAACCAAAATCACAGGAAGAACTTGCCGGCCTTGATCAGGCAGCAAAACTAGCTTACATTCATGCCGAAACTTCGCTTGTAAAAGGACCTTATATCATTTTAGGAGTAATCATTTTATTGGTTATGTTCTTATTTTTATTGGTAAAACTACCGGAAGTAACAGAAAGTAAAGAAAAATCAACAAAGAATTTTTTTCAGGTTTTAGGCGTAAAAAATGTCGGATGGGGCGTTCTTGCACAGTTTTTTTATATCGGTGCACAAATTTATGTCTTCAGTTTTCTCTTGGTTTTTGCTGAAGATGCAATAAATATGAAAGGTCAGGAAGCTAAATATTATGCTGGTGTAGCAGGATTATTATTTATGATCGGGCGTTTTGCAGGAACTTTTTTCATGAGATATATTTCACCACAAAAACTGTTGAGTATCTATAGTGTGATCAGTATCATTCTCAGTATTTGGGTTATTGCCGGATCAGGAATTTCAACATTATATGCATTGGTTGCGCTTACATTTTTTATGTCAATCATGTTTCCAACAATTTTTGCCTTAGGAATTGAAGGTGCCGGTGCAGAAACAAAGCCGGCCTCAAGCTTATTAATCATGTCTATTGTTGGAGGGGCCATCATACCACCGATTGCAAGTAAGATTACAGATATTTCGGGGAATATTCATTTTTCTTATGCTGTTCCTTTAGTCTGTTTTATCATCGTTTTTCTGTTTTCATTAAGATTCAGAAATAAAAAAATCTCATCATAA